CTTCAGTTACTTGTGGCGATTCTGCTGTGTAGGTTTCAATTAACTTTGGATCAACTTTTAAAACACTGATTTTAATACTGGGGTCATAACTGACTAATCCACCCAGTAAAATATCAGCACCACTATTTTTATGAATCGAAAACTGACTGGTTAAGTAACCTGAACTGGCACTTTCAATAAATGCGACTTTAAGTAAACGGTCTTCTAATAACTGACAGCATTGCTGAAGCATTATTCCACCTCGTATGGTGTTTATTTATGAATAAATCTAACTACAAATAAATTATAAAATCACGTTAAGTGATCTAAGGGTATGGTTCAAGTCTAAGATAAAAATCTATAAAACTATTTGAATATTCACAAAAAGCCTGTGAAGAATTTCAGGTTTTAAAATGATCAATGCTAATTATCGGGAAGTTTCTTTATAACATTGCGACAAGGTTAAAAACTTGTTAGTTTGATTCGATATAACAAACAATAACAATTTTAGGATGAACATGATGAACAATAAGCAAGGGTGTGTGCTGGGAATTTTAAGTTGTATAGCGGTATTACCGACGAATCTATGGGCCGCACAGCCTATGAATGAAAGTGCGCTTGCAACTCAAACAGGAGCAGTAACGGCAGCTCTACCCGTAATTATTGAGAAAGCTCAAGATGATGCGAAGAAGCCAGAAATAGAGCAACGTCAAGTTCGGCAAACACTAGGGGATAACTATTTACAGCAGGTTCGATGGAATTCACTGCGTACAAGTGTGTTATCACCTTATCAAGAACAAAAGCAAAATCAGGTCATTGATGGAAAAGAGAAGAAAAAGTTAGAAATGGTTGCTCTGCCAGAAAGAGCTGATCGATTTACACGTTATGATTTTGAGTCAAAGAATGTACATGGTGAAGTTATCATTACCGTGAAGTAATGATAACTTCCTTTTTCAAATTCAGATTAATTTAATCCAGGATGCTGAATTTTCCATGCACGGTGGATTTTTTGATTACGTTTAAAATCGGGTCCAATCGTTTCAGAAGTAATTTCTTCAACGTCATATAAAGCCTCGATCTCTTCATCCATCTCAAAACCACGATAGTTATTTGAGAAGTAAAGTGTACCTTCACTTGTTAAGCGGTTCATTGCACGTTTAATTAAAGAGACGTGATCGCGCTGCACATCAAAAGTACCGTGGAACTTTTTAGAGTTAGAGAATGTTGGCGGATCAATAAAAATAAGATCATATTGTTCATGACCTTCTTTTAACCATTCAAAACAGTCACTTGCAAAGAACATATGCTGTTCGTCTGCATGATCTACCGTTAAACCGTTTAAAACGAAGTTTTCTTTTGACCAGCTCAAGTAAGTATTAGATAAATCTACACTGGTTGTACTTGCAGCGCCGCCTAAGGCCGCGTGTAAGCTGGCTGTCGAGGTATAACTATAAAGATTTAAGAAGTGCTTACCACGTGCTTCTTGAGCAATACGTAAACGCATTTGACGGTGGTCAAGGAACAAACCAGTATCAAGGTAGTCAGTCAGGTTCACTAAAATTTTAGCTTTACCTTCTTGCACGATGAAACGTTTATTGGCTGTACTTTGTTTGGTGTACTGATTGGTACCAGTTTGACGCGCACGTGTTTTAATAAAGATTGCATCGCGATTTAATCCTGTTACCGCACGAATAGCAGCAAGCGCTAAGTTAAAACGTTTTTTTGCTTTTTCAGGATCAATCTTTTTAGGTGGTGCATATTCCTGAACATGTAAACGGTCGCCATATAAGTCTACAGCAAGGTTAAAGTCAGGGAGGTCTGCATCGTATAAACGTAAGCAATAGATATTTTCTTTGGTTGCCCATTTTTTCAAGGCAGTCATGTTCTTTTGCAAACGGTTAGCAAAGTCTTGAGCTTCTTCCATTTCGACAGGTTGAGCTTGCCAGTTTGCCAAGAATGGTTGAGTGACTTTTTCAGGTTTAACTGTACCGAAACGAACATAAATCGGTAATTTACCATTCATTAAGCGTAATGTTTCTGGTGCTTCAAATGCTAAAACATCCGCTTGTTCAATTTGTGCGGCAATGATTGCTGCATATTGATTTGGGAAGTTCTTTTGTAAGAGGGCAGATAAGCCTAAGTAAAGAGAACGGTTAGAAGCTTTGTCACCTAAGCGCTCACCATATGGAGGGTTGGTAACGATAAAAGCAGTTTTATTTTCAGCACCGAAATCTGGCCAGTCTGCTAAAGTGCGCTCTTCAATTTGAATATCGCCTAGTAGCTTTTCAAAACCTGCTGCAATAATGTTTTCGCGTGTTGCTTTTACAGCTTCCCAGTCAGCATCGTATGCATAAAACTTAGGTAACGGTTGTTCAAGTGCTTTTTCATGACGCTCTGCTGCTTCGGCTTTGAGTGAAAGCCAAAGTTCACGGTCATGACCATGCCAGCCATTAAAACCAAAACGACGTACAAGACCCGGCGCACGATCAGTTAAAATCATTAATGCTTCAATAATAAATGTGCCTGAACCACACATTGGGTCAAGTACAATTTCCGGGTTACGTTCCTGAAGCTTGGCTTTTTGTAAAATTGCCGCTGCGAGGTTTTCTTTAATTGGCGCATCTGTCATGAAACGACGGTAGCCGCGTTTATGTAATGAATCACCAGATAAATCTAGACAGTAGGTATGCTCGGTTTTGCCCGCAAGCACATATAATGTAATTTCTGGTTGTTTGGTATCAATACTTGGGCGGCGACCTACAGCTTCCATAAAGGAATCAACAACACCGTCTTTTACACGAAGGGTTGCAAACTGCGTATTTACCTTAATTTCACGCTCTGCATGTAAGCGAATTGCAAAGGTACTTTGTGGTGCAAAAATAAGTGACCAATCAAAACTAATTGCACCTTCATAAAGCTCTTCTGCTACATCACGCGCATCGTGGGTACGTTCAAGTTCATAAGTATGAATTGGAAGTAAAACACGTGAAGCAAGACGTGACCACATGCAAATACGGTAAGCATGTTCAAGCGTTCCTTCAATGATTAAACGTCCTGCTTTACGTTCTGTCACTTTGGTGCCAAGCTGTTCTATTTCTTCTTGTAAGAGGGTTTCTAAACCATCAGCACAAGTAATCCAATAGTGGTTTAAACGTAAAGAGGTATTCATAAACTCGATTGACCAAAACATATAAATATTAACGATGCAAAGTTTAACGTATTTTGGTGTCTAAAAGTTTTTAAATTATTGCAACCTATCACTTGGCAACCAATAAATTGATTTTTAAAGCTTAAAATATAAAAACTGGTATGTATTTTGCTAAATCTTTCGAAATAAAACTTATTTAATTAATCATTATTGATGGTTTTTAACCAATTTCATGATTTGAAAACATAGGGGAATATAAATGAAAGATGTGATGGGGAATGGTTTTATAGCGGATGCAGAAGCTTTCACCTTAGCTACTCAAATTTATGTGCGTATGCGCAGAGTAACGGGGCGGGTGATAGATGCAATGTATGTTGTTCAAAATAAAGACTATGCGAAATATGTAATTGCACTGGCACTAGAAGCAGAAGATGATGAATTAAAACGCTGTGTTGAACGATTAATGGTATTGACGGATTCAATACCAGAGCAGTCTCAAAAAGAAATGACAGTAAGTATTCAAACTAGTGAAGAATCAGAAATCACAGCCGAAGACATTTATCGGGCACAAGTTCCACATCATTATATTGGTGCTTTAAGGTAATATGAGCACGGCTCTAAATTTTCTGGTCAATTTAGGGCCTTATTCTGTAAAGTTCTTCTGCGAAAAGAACGGAATTCAGCTACACTATGCACGTTTTCGCGATTCGACCCATAGGAATCCATTATGCATATTGCAGCGTTGCATCAACCGAGCCAGGTTCAGCTCAATCAAGACGGAAATTTAAAACATTTTTTAACGATTGAGGGCCTTTCAAAAGAAAACCTCACTAAGATTTTAGATACCGCGCAAAGCTTTTTAGATGATAATAATAATTTAATTAACCGCCCGCTTTTAGAAGGTCGGACGGTTATGAATCTCTTCTTTGAAAACTCCACCCGTACTCGTACTACTTTTGAAGCAGCAGCAAAACGTTTGTCTGCCAATGTATTGAACATTGATATTGCACGTTCAAGCACGTCAAAAGGTGAGACTTTACGAGATACGCTTTGGAACCTCGAAGCAATGGCTGCCGATATTTTTGTTGTACGTCATTCATCTTCAGGTGCTGCACATTTTATTGCTAAAGATGTATGTCCGAAAGTCGCAATTATTAATGCCGGAGATGGACGTCATGCCCATCCAACGCAAGCGATGCTCGATATGCTCACTATTCGCCGTGAGACGAAAAAACCATTTGAAGACTTGAGTGTTGCCATTATTGGTGACATTAAACACTCTCGCGTTGCGCGTTCAGATGTAGCTGCACTTCAAACACTCGGATGTAAAGATATCCGTGTGATTGCGCCGAACACCTTATTACCAGTTGGTTTTTCAGAATATGGCGACCATGTTCGTTTGTTCAATAACATGGATGAAGGCATTACCGGTTGTGATGTGATTATTGCTTTACGTATTCAAAATGAACGTATCGATTCACCAGCATTATCTTCGCAATCTGAATTTTACAGAATGTACGGTTTAAACAAAGAGCGCCTTAGCTTGGCTAAACCGGACTGTATTGTTATGCATCCGGGACCAATGAACCGTGGTGTAGAAATTGATTCGAGTATTGCTGATGGCGAACAGTCAGTGATTTTAAAACAGGTCACTAACGGTATTGCAGTTCGTATGGCTGTGCTGGCGTTGTCTATGCAAGGGCAACTCCAAGAACAAGGTTTAATTGAAGCGATTGCGTTGTAAGGAATGGATCACATGAGTATTGTAAAAATTGAAAATGTACGTGTGTTAGACCCAATCCAAAAAACAGATAGCGTACAAACTGTATATCTTCAAGACGGTAAACTCGTTGCTCCAGTCGACCAAGTTGAACAAACTATTGATGGTCAGGGTAAATGGTTAATGCCAACTATGGTTGATTTGTGCGCACGTTTGCGTGAACCGGGTCAACAGCAGCATGGAACGTTGAAATCAGAAGGTAAAGCTGCACGTGCTAACGGTATTTTGCACGTCATTACGCCGCCAGACTCAAAGCCGATTGTACAAGACAACGGTGCGCTCATTCACGGCTTAATTGAAAAAGCTTGGCATGATGGTGGTATTCACATGCATATCATCGGTGCCCAGACTCAAGGTCTAAATGGTAAGCAACCAGCAAATATGGCAGGCCTAAAAAAGGGTGGCTGTACTGCTGTTTCAAATGCGAATGCTGCTTTTGAAAATGACGATGTCGTTGTTCGTACATTAGAGTACGCTGCGGGTCTTGGTTTAACCGTCGTTTTCTATGCTGAAGAGCCACAACTTGCTAAAGATGGCTGTGCTCATGAAGGTTTTATTGCATCACGTCAAGGTTTACCAATGATTCCTGCAATTGCAGAAACCGTAGCGATTGCAAAATATCTACTTATGATTGAAGCGACAGGTGTTAAAGCTCACTTTGGTTTATTGTCTTGTGGTGCTTCGGTCGAATTAATTCGTGCTGCAAAGGCAAAAGGTTTACCGGTTACTGCCGATGTAGCGATGCATCAGTTACATTTAACTGAGCAACTAATTGATGGCTTTAATTCACTTGCACATGTTCGTCCACCATTACGTTCTGAGCAAGATAAAGAGCTTTTACGCCAAGGTTTAAAACAGGGTGTAATTGATGCAATCTGTACCCACCATGAGCCTTTAAGCAGTTCAGCCAAAATGGCTCCATTTGCAGAGACCCAACCGGGTATTACTGCATTTGATACTTATGTGGCTTTAGGTATTCAGCTCATTAATGAAGGTCTATTTGAACCTTTAGAATGGGTAACTAAAGTGACAAGTGCTCCTGCCCAGGTAGCAAATATGACAGCACGTTGGCAAGCTGAAGCAGGGTGGGTGTTAGTAGATCCTAAGTTAAGCTGGACTGTAAGTAAAGACACTATTTTATCTCAAGGGAAAAACACCCCTTTACTGGGTCAAAAGCTTACAGGTAAAGTCTTACAAACTTTTGCTGTTTAATTTTAAGCCGCAAAATGCCAATATAAAATATAAACAGGTAGATCATAATGATCTGCCTGTTTTGTAAATACTAGATGGAAAATTGTATATAAATTATTTAAAAAACAACAAAAGATTTCGAGCGCATTAGAATAAAAAACTATCAGCAAAGAGAAGTATTTGAATAATCAAAAAGTTGCTGGTTACGACGTATAAGATTCGGGAGAATAACCAATGTCGATAAACCCTATAGAACTGCTTAAAGAAAAAGTATCTTCAACAATATTAAATAATCAGGATGGATACCTCGGCGAAAAAACAAACGCTTTATCTAAGTTTTATCCAATTCTACTTTCATTATTAGCTGCTAAACCTGATCTTATAGGACAATTGAAAAACAGTTTGGCTCCGTCATTATCCGATCTTTTTTCTCATAATGAGCAAATTAAGAATACTGTGCTTACCCATTTAAGCGGTACAGCACCAAATAATGAAATCGAAAATACCCTCAATAGCGCATTAAAACCGAGCCTTAATGCTATTTCTGACGTAGCCGGAAATGATCAACAAAGTATTGTGAACTATTTACGTCAGCATGCTGAAACGATCCGTTCATATTTACCAGGATGGGCCGTGGGCTTATTAGCTCCATTAGGTATTGGAGCTGGTTTATCTTCTGTAACTTCATCGACAGCACCGCCACTTGCAGCAGCAACAGAGACTACGGGCAAATCTCGTGGTTTTTTACCCATTATTGCGCTCATTATTCTTGGGTTATTAATTGCTTGGTTGTGGCGCTCTTGCCAGCATAAAGAAGCTACACCTGTACCTGAAACTAAAGCTGCAAGCGGTGTAGAGGCTGCGGCTGCTCCAGCTACTTTAACTTTAAGTACCGATGATAAAGGTGCCGTGAGCCAGTGTCAGGCTGGAATTGGCGATCAAGGTTTCTTGGCGACTTTACAAACTCAAGTTAAACAAGTCTTTTCAGCTACTAAAGATTGTGATGTTGATACAAGTCAAACTTATGCGGCTGCTTTTACCGATAAGGATGCTTTAGCAGGAGTGTTAGGTGCATTAAAAGGTATTCCAAACGCTTCTTTAGAATGGGTGGGTGACAAGATTACATTGAAAGCAGGTGATGCTGCAGCGTTAGAAGCGTTAACTGCTAAAGTAAAAGCACTTGTTCCACATACTGAAGTTGTTGCCTCAGCACCAGAAACAGCTGAACAGTCTGTAAGCAACAGTTTAAGTGCTTCGCAAACAGCCTTAACTGCAATTGACCCGAATAATGTAGATGTAAACGCACTAGTTAAAGCACTTAATTTACAAATTATTAACTTTGCGAGTGGCTCAAGTGACATTCCTGCAGATAACAAAGCTATTCTTGATCAAGCAGCAACCCTTTTAAATAAAGTGTCTGGTGTTAAATTAGATGTAGGCGGTCACACCGACTCAACAGGGAATGCCGCTGCTAATAAAGCGCTTTCTCAACGACGTGCTCAAGCAGTAGTAGATTATTTAGTTTCTAAAGGAGTGGATGCTTCTAAACTGGTTGCTAAAGGCCATGGTTCAGAACAGCCAGTTGCAGACAATACGACCGAAGAAGGACGCTTTAAAAACCGTCGTATTGAGTTTTCAGTAGCTCAATAAAAAACAGATTTTATTGAATTCTAATTTGAAAAAAGCTTCTCATTTTGAGAAGCTTTTTTTATAGAAATAAATATTGTTAGGTTGGCATGAAAATTAGTTTGTTAGGGAGTGGGCGTGTTGCCTTTCATTTGGCAAAGGTACTGTTGGCTCAAGGTCATCACATCGCACAAGTTTATGCGCGTGATTTTGAGAAAACCCAAAAATTTTCTAAACAGATTAAATCAAAGGCTTGTCAGTCTCTTCATGAATTTCAACCTACTGATTTAATTATTCTGGCAGTTTCAGACAGTGCTATTGCTGAGCTTGCAAAGCAGGTACATGAGATATTCCCAGAAACGCTTATGGTCCATACCTCGGGTAGCACAGACATTCAAGTCATCAGTAATATTCATGAAAAAGCAGGGGTGTTTTATCCTCTGCAAACATTCAGTCTTGAAAGAGACGTTGATTGGCAAGCCACACCATTATTTGTAGAGGCGACCAATAAAGACGATTTAGTCATACTTTCTGATTTAGCAAATAGCCTAAGTAAGCGAGTGTATCAATACACCTCCAAACAGCGTTTAACTTTGCATTTGGCAGCCGTGTTTGCCTGTAATTTTAGTAATTATTGTTTTGATATGGCAAAGCAAGTTGTAGATGCGGAGCAGGTCGACTTTGGCTTTCTTTACCCATTAATTCTGGAAACAGCAAAAAAAGCTACTGAAAATGATCCAAAGCAAATGCAAACAGGACCTGCAATGCGAGGAGATCAGAATATCTTGGTAATGCATCAAAGCTTATTAGCCCAAGCAAATCGAGATGATTTAAAACAGGTTTATCAACTTTTAAGTGATGGCATCGTAAAGCGCCATCACTCATCTTAATTTTAAGAGGTTAAGGTTGACCGTTATTGCCCCATTTTAAAAAGCCTTTACGCTGATTTAAACGTTCAAAATATTGGTCGACATGTTTAAGCGCTGGATGGTCAAAAGGAGTTGCTTTCCAGCGTTGCACAGACAGCCCAATTGGTATATCGGCTAGGGTAAACTCAGTACCTGCAACATAGGCTTGAGTTTTTGCAAGTTGTTGATCGAGAATCTGCATCTGTTTATTCCACTGATCAATACCTTGTTGTAACAAATTCGGATCTTGATGAAGGGCTGAATGTCGAATGAGCGACATAAATGCATAAGTCCAACTGTTATTCAGTTCTATAGCTTGCCAATCAATCCACTGGTCAATAATAGCTCTTTGCTTAGCTTGAGTTGGGTAGAGTATATGGTCTTTATCATAAGCATTTGCTAGATAACGTATAATGCTATTCGACTGCCAAAGGACTAAGTCGCCATCTAAAATCACTGGAATTTGACCATTAGGATTTAATTGCAAAAATTCAGGAGATTGAGCGGAGCGGAAACCTATTCCCCAATCTTCTCTCTCATATGTAAGATTTAATTCGTCACATAGCCATAAGACTTTGCGAACATTAATAGAATTATCACGCCCTAAGATTTTTAACATATTGTTTTCTAACTTTTCGTGAGTTTAAGTAAATTGAATGTAATACAGATTCTTTAATTTTTTAAGATTTAATAATAAAAAAGATACCAGAACAAATACTAGCTATAAGAACATAATTTTTCTGATATTTATTATTCTTTTGAGGTGAAAGTATACAGACAGTTTTGTATAGTAAGTGTTAAAATAATGTATTGAAAATGAAAATATGAATTCTGAATGTATCTTAATTTTACAATTGATGATCAAGATAAGATCATAGGGGAAGGCGTAATCCAGGTAGGTTGGTTTCTGGTAGATGATAAGTCTGCATTACTTTATGAACCACCTTATCGAATGCGTTCAAAATCTGAAACCAAGCATGCGAAGTCAGCGAGTCGCTGTCCTGCAGTATTACAACTTGAAAGTCGCTACTTCGTGGTGAATTGTCCTTTTGATTTTCATTTAAGATTCGCCCGAGATGCAAACGGAAAACCGACTTTAGTTAATGTATTAGGCGACCAGTCACCTGTTCGAGCCAATAAATTACGTGAGTTGCTAACGTTGGTAAATGAAAATGAATGGCGGACACCCCAAGTGCCAATTCTTCAACTTAGATTACCTTACTGTTTTATAGCTGATGAAGTCGTGTATTTAACCCAACTCGATGCATTTGGACATTATCGTAAAAATCCCTTACCTGGAACTATTTTTAGTGGACGGTTTCCAATTCATATTTGGCCTAGACCATTAATGTGGGCGTTTGAATGGCACGACACATCAAAGGATTTAATATTAAAACGTGGTGATCCTTTATTTTACTGTCAGTTTGATGGTTTTGATCCATCACGATCAGTTAAGTTAATTCAAGCAGAAAAAACTCCGGAGCTTATGCATTATATTGAACAAATATCTGGTGTTGTCAATTATATGAATCAGACATTTAGTTTGTTTAATGAAGTAGAGAAAATAAGGCCAAATAGACTACTTGAAAATAAAAGAGGTTGCAAGTGAAGAAATATAAAATATTTTTTTTAGCTGTTTTTGTGTTTTTTTTGATATTTAAGTTTTTAAATAATAAATATCAAAAATATATAATTAATGAAAATGAAGAAAAAGGCTTTTGTACAAGTGAGAATAAATATCTTACGGATGAAGAAAAGTTAATAAATTTAAAAGCAGATTTTTTGGCTATACAAATGGAACATTGGATTAGAGAGGGTCGTGAAGGATTTAATGTGTATGATAATGCAATGTATATTTCTAAATTTAATTTTAATAATAAGGGGAAAGTTATTAAAGTGATAAGTACTTCAAAATTAGATAAAACATTCGAAGATAATATGGGTATTGTGGCAGTGGCAACAATGCAGGAATATTATGATAATAAAGATTGTAAGAAAGATAAAAGAAGATGCAAAGACTTAAGCGAAAATAAGAATAATTTAAAAAGTTTATGGACAAAAGATAATCGTGTGGATATTGATTATGTAAAAAACTTGCCAATGAACTATTCTGTAATAACTTCTGGTGGAATAATTTTTCCACTTTCAAGTTTAAAAAAAATAAGTAATGGTAATTATAGTATAGAAGCATATTCATTTAACAAGCTTTGTTGTGATAATAAAGAAATTTCAAAAGAAATTAAAGCAACAGATTTAAAAATAGTAGGAAATTGGAAAAGAATGAAAGGAGGTGAAAAATTATATAGCACAAAAGAACCTAAGTTGAATTTAAATCAAATTAATGGTGAAGATATTGATGCTGTTTATATTATGAAGTTATATGAAAATTTAGCACTTAATGAGCCAGAACAAATCCAAAGATATGGGGTACGTATGAGTGTGGCTTCTCTAAGAAAAGATATATATCCATTTGTGAGGAGAATATTGGTAACTGCATGTGGCACTATTTCAGAAGAAGAGCAAGTATTTAACTCTAGTGAAACTCAAAGTGGTGAAGATATCTCATTAAGAAAAAGAAATAAACTATATTAATTTAAAATTTATTTGTTTTAAACAGTATATTGATAATATTGATTTTATAAAATATATAGATGATTTGTTTTACTTTTAGGTTAATTTTTTAATTCAAATATTTT
The window above is part of the Acinetobacter baumannii genome. Proteins encoded here:
- the rlmKL gene encoding bifunctional 23S rRNA (guanine(2069)-N(7))-methyltransferase RlmK/23S rRNA (guanine(2445)-N(2))-methyltransferase RlmL; the protein is MNTSLRLNHYWITCADGLETLLQEEIEQLGTKVTERKAGRLIIEGTLEHAYRICMWSRLASRVLLPIHTYELERTHDARDVAEELYEGAISFDWSLIFAPQSTFAIRLHAEREIKVNTQFATLRVKDGVVDSFMEAVGRRPSIDTKQPEITLYVLAGKTEHTYCLDLSGDSLHKRGYRRFMTDAPIKENLAAAILQKAKLQERNPEIVLDPMCGSGTFIIEALMILTDRAPGLVRRFGFNGWHGHDRELWLSLKAEAAERHEKALEQPLPKFYAYDADWEAVKATRENIIAAGFEKLLGDIQIEERTLADWPDFGAENKTAFIVTNPPYGERLGDKASNRSLYLGLSALLQKNFPNQYAAIIAAQIEQADVLAFEAPETLRLMNGKLPIYVRFGTVKPEKVTQPFLANWQAQPVEMEEAQDFANRLQKNMTALKKWATKENIYCLRLYDADLPDFNLAVDLYGDRLHVQEYAPPKKIDPEKAKKRFNLALAAIRAVTGLNRDAIFIKTRARQTGTNQYTKQSTANKRFIVQEGKAKILVNLTDYLDTGLFLDHRQMRLRIAQEARGKHFLNLYSYTSTASLHAALGGAASTTSVDLSNTYLSWSKENFVLNGLTVDHADEQHMFFASDCFEWLKEGHEQYDLIFIDPPTFSNSKKFHGTFDVQRDHVSLIKRAMNRLTSEGTLYFSNNYRGFEMDEEIEALYDVEEITSETIGPDFKRNQKIHRAWKIQHPGLN
- a CDS encoding aspartate carbamoyltransferase catalytic subunit gives rise to the protein MHIAALHQPSQVQLNQDGNLKHFLTIEGLSKENLTKILDTAQSFLDDNNNLINRPLLEGRTVMNLFFENSTRTRTTFEAAAKRLSANVLNIDIARSSTSKGETLRDTLWNLEAMAADIFVVRHSSSGAAHFIAKDVCPKVAIINAGDGRHAHPTQAMLDMLTIRRETKKPFEDLSVAIIGDIKHSRVARSDVAALQTLGCKDIRVIAPNTLLPVGFSEYGDHVRLFNNMDEGITGCDVIIALRIQNERIDSPALSSQSEFYRMYGLNKERLSLAKPDCIVMHPGPMNRGVEIDSSIADGEQSVILKQVTNGIAVRMAVLALSMQGQLQEQGLIEAIAL
- a CDS encoding dihydroorotase — protein: MSIVKIENVRVLDPIQKTDSVQTVYLQDGKLVAPVDQVEQTIDGQGKWLMPTMVDLCARLREPGQQQHGTLKSEGKAARANGILHVITPPDSKPIVQDNGALIHGLIEKAWHDGGIHMHIIGAQTQGLNGKQPANMAGLKKGGCTAVSNANAAFENDDVVVRTLEYAAGLGLTVVFYAEEPQLAKDGCAHEGFIASRQGLPMIPAIAETVAIAKYLLMIEATGVKAHFGLLSCGASVELIRAAKAKGLPVTADVAMHQLHLTEQLIDGFNSLAHVRPPLRSEQDKELLRQGLKQGVIDAICTHHEPLSSSAKMAPFAETQPGITAFDTYVALGIQLINEGLFEPLEWVTKVTSAPAQVANMTARWQAEAGWVLVDPKLSWTVSKDTILSQGKNTPLLGQKLTGKVLQTFAV
- a CDS encoding OmpA family protein, whose product is MSINPIELLKEKVSSTILNNQDGYLGEKTNALSKFYPILLSLLAAKPDLIGQLKNSLAPSLSDLFSHNEQIKNTVLTHLSGTAPNNEIENTLNSALKPSLNAISDVAGNDQQSIVNYLRQHAETIRSYLPGWAVGLLAPLGIGAGLSSVTSSTAPPLAAATETTGKSRGFLPIIALIILGLLIAWLWRSCQHKEATPVPETKAASGVEAAAAPATLTLSTDDKGAVSQCQAGIGDQGFLATLQTQVKQVFSATKDCDVDTSQTYAAAFTDKDALAGVLGALKGIPNASLEWVGDKITLKAGDAAALEALTAKVKALVPHTEVVASAPETAEQSVSNSLSASQTALTAIDPNNVDVNALVKALNLQIINFASGSSDIPADNKAILDQAATLLNKVSGVKLDVGGHTDSTGNAAANKALSQRRAQAVVDYLVSKGVDASKLVAKGHGSEQPVADNTTEEGRFKNRRIEFSVAQ
- a CDS encoding Rossmann-like and DUF2520 domain-containing protein; this encodes MKISLLGSGRVAFHLAKVLLAQGHHIAQVYARDFEKTQKFSKQIKSKACQSLHEFQPTDLIILAVSDSAIAELAKQVHEIFPETLMVHTSGSTDIQVISNIHEKAGVFYPLQTFSLERDVDWQATPLFVEATNKDDLVILSDLANSLSKRVYQYTSKQRLTLHLAAVFACNFSNYCFDMAKQVVDAEQVDFGFLYPLILETAKKATENDPKQMQTGPAMRGDQNILVMHQSLLAQANRDDLKQVYQLLSDGIVKRHHSS
- a CDS encoding glutathione S-transferase family protein; its protein translation is MLKILGRDNSINVRKVLWLCDELNLTYEREDWGIGFRSAQSPEFLQLNPNGQIPVILDGDLVLWQSNSIIRYLANAYDKDHILYPTQAKQRAIIDQWIDWQAIELNNSWTYAFMSLIRHSALHQDPNLLQQGIDQWNKQMQILDQQLAKTQAYVAGTEFTLADIPIGLSVQRWKATPFDHPALKHVDQYFERLNQRKGFLKWGNNGQP